GAGCGCGCGGGAGTCGCCGACCCCACTCACTACGCTGTGCGTGCAAAGTATGCCGAGCCTCCTAACTTCTCCTAAGTTTGAAATCAGCCTCCGTGATCTACCTCGACCACAACGCCACCACCCCGATCGCACCTGAAGTGCTCGAAGCGATGACGCGCGCGGCGCGCGATTTCCCCGGCAATCCGGCCAGTCAGCATCAACTGGGACAGCGGGCCCGGCGACAACTCGAGCGCTGCCGCGAGGAAATTGCCGAGGCTTTTGGGGCCGACGTCACCAGCCTGCGGGGCGATCAATTGCTCTTTACCAGCGGCGGTACTGAGGCCAATAACCTGGCGCTATTGGGACTCGGTATTGCCGACCCAGCGATCTATAAGATTACCCAAGATCGGCTGCTGGTCTCGGCGATTGAACATCCCAGCATTCGAGCTGCTGCTTTGCATCTCAAAACCTTGGGGGCCGATCTACAAATTATTCCTGTCGATGAGACTTGTAAGATCAAACTCGAGCAGGTGGCAAGTTTGCTCGCCGACAAGTCTCATCTGAAGCCTCGACTGGTGAGTGTGATGCTCGCCAGTAACGAAACCGGGGCGCTGCAGCCAATGGCCGATTTAGCGTGCAAATGCCGGGAATTCGGCGTTCTGTTGCATACCGATGCGGTGCAAGCAGCGGGCAAGATTGACGTTTCTTTGAAGCAGCTGGGGGTCGATGCGCTGTCGATCACGCCACATAAGTTTTATGGTCCGCTGGGGATTGGGGCGCTCCTTGTGCGCGAGGGTGTGAAGCTCGCGCCTCAACTCTTTGGTGGGTTCCAGCAAACGAGTTTAAGACCAGGTACCGAATCGGTGATGCTGGCGGAAGGTTTCCGCGCTGCAGTGGCGCTCTATCGGCAGGAAGCGGCCGATCGACTGGAACACCTGCGTTCGCTACGCGACCAGCTCGCGCGGCTGTTATGCGACGGCGATCAAGCAGCGGTGGTGCACTGCGCAGGAACGCCGCAGTTGCCTCAGACCTTATCGATCGCATTTCCTGGGGTCGATCGGCAGAAACTGGTGATTGCGGTGGATATGCAGGGAGTGGCGATTTCGAGCGGCAGCGCGTGTGCCAGTGGCTCGAGCGAGCCCTCGCCAACCCTGCTGGCGATGGGGCTTTCGCAGGAGCTGGTGGAGAGCACC
This window of the Pirellula staleyi DSM 6068 genome carries:
- a CDS encoding cysteine desulfurase family protein; translation: MIYLDHNATTPIAPEVLEAMTRAARDFPGNPASQHQLGQRARRQLERCREEIAEAFGADVTSLRGDQLLFTSGGTEANNLALLGLGIADPAIYKITQDRLLVSAIEHPSIRAAALHLKTLGADLQIIPVDETCKIKLEQVASLLADKSHLKPRLVSVMLASNETGALQPMADLACKCREFGVLLHTDAVQAAGKIDVSLKQLGVDALSITPHKFYGPLGIGALLVREGVKLAPQLFGGFQQTSLRPGTESVMLAEGFRAAVALYRQEAADRLEHLRSLRDQLARLLCDGDQAAVVHCAGTPQLPQTLSIAFPGVDRQKLVIAVDMQGVAISSGSACASGSSEPSPTLLAMGLSQELVESTVRLSVGRSTTPAEIKEAARRILFSVNNLRVGRSAGQFSEK